The genomic segment GCGTGGCGTGACACCGAACGCCTCCTCGAACGCCTCGATAGGTTCGCGGTTCAACGGCTCGCCCGCCGAGAGCGCGTCGGTCAGTTCGAGATCCCAATTCGAGAGGTTTTCCTGGGTAAACATGCGGTACTGCGTGGGAACGGCACAGAGCTTCGTGACGCCCTCGTCAGCCATGATATCGAGGAAGGTTTCGGGTTCGAACTCACCCTCATAGAGGAGTTGGGTAGCGCCCGAGGTCACACCGACGCCGACCGGACTCCAGAACCACTTTGCCCACCCCGTACCCGTGGTCGCCCACATGAGCTCGTCATCCACGTCGGTGCTTTCGTCGAATCCCCACCAATGTGGGCCGTTCACGGCATTAAACGCATGCATCCACCGATGCTTGTGCATGACAGGTTTGGGCTGTCCGGTCGTCCCGGAGGTGTAATTGATGCTCATCGGATCCTCAGCGGTGAGATCGGGACCATCGTGGCTGGTGGACTCGCCGTTCAGGAGGGCATCGAAGGCCTGCCACTCTCCGGGTCCGCCGTCTAGTGCGATGAACGTGTCTAAAGGCGTCTCATCTAGTACTGGCTCTACCATATCCGTCAGGTGTTCGTGACAGACGATGGTGGTCGCTTCGCAGTCGTTAGCCCGGAACTGGATGTCTTTCGGTCGTAGCTGCGACGAACACGGTACGAGGAGCGCCCCACGTTTCAATACGCCGAACTGGATGGCGAAAGCGTCCGGATGACGAGGAAACAGATGCATGACGCGGTCGCCTTTCCCGACGTTGAGGTCGGCGAGCGCATTCGCGAACCGGTTCATGTCGTCTCGGAGATCTCCGTACGTTCGCTCGGCTGCTGTCCCTTGCTCGTCGCGATAGATTACTGCGACACGATCTTCGAACGACGCGGCGTGGTCCTCAACGACAGCCGGTAGGTTGTAGTCTGTTGGAATATCCCACTCGAACTCGGCCACGTTGGGGTCGTGTTCGTCCATATGAGGAATGATAGACAGTAGCACTTAATACTTGCTCCACACATGCAAATTACATATTGGGGATACTCCGGGGGAACGGATGGTATTGAACAGTATCGCGGGTACGTTCTTCGCCGCTCGGTAAAGGCGTTACACTCAAACGACAGAACAGTGTTCGGCCGAATATGCGTATAAGGGCACCCAGCAGCCGATTAGATGGGTCGCTCGGTGCTCACACACCGGCAGTAGTCCGCCGATAGTCCTTGTGACGGACCCCAACTTCCGACCCCACGACCGTTGGCCCGAATTCCGCCACGAGGTATATTCGAATGGACGCGCTAAACCGCTTTCACTTCGTGGAACGAATTGGCAAATCACCTCGCCGTTACAGACAACCACAAGTCAAATAGCACTATTCCACAGCGGGTGTTCCGCACGAAAAGTATTGGTCGTATTTCAAATCGGTCTATGGTTTGTTTCTGGCCGTCTCGACCAAGTATGATTACAGACGTACGTCTGTAACCCGAGAGCGATCGCTGTTCTGAGTCGGGCAAGGTATGACGACCACAAGTAGACCGATAAGTCCCAGTTGCCGAAACTACAGTGGGCACCGATCGAACGTCTACGACGATCGCATCGCGTATCGCATCTTCGGGACAGTTCATCCGTCATTACCGAATGGATCAGTGCAATATGAGTGGACGGTAGCCTCCTGATGATCTGGTTGCGATCGTTCAGCTCTGAGAAGCCCATACGAGGCCACTGGTGGGACTTTTTGTCCGCCCCTATACAGCTCGGGATCCGTAACTCGATAGATCTACATCATAACTTAATTAATGTAATAATGTAATCATACAAATAAACTGAGTTTACTATCCGATTATACCGGACAGCTACGAGCCGGTCGTGGTGACAGTGACACCGTTCGTAATACCTCAAACACGACGTTGACTTCCCTTTTCGAAGGGAACACTGTGTAGGGGCAATGCGCTCGTTCAATCTCGTCACGAATATCCGTACACAGTTTAGAGAACTCACCGGTATGTTCGTCGACGACCTCCCTCGTCTTGCTACGGGTCGTCGGCAGCTCCCGTTACCAGTTCAGAACCGCAGCTATCGCCTCATCAGCGTCGCCGGTGGGCGAGAATTCACAGCCGACGTAACCATCGTATCCCGTCTCCTCGATCGCCTCGAAGATGTTCTTGTAGTCGAGTTCACCAGTTCCCGGTTCGTGCCGACCCGGAACGTCGGCTACGTGAAAGTGACCGATACTGTCGACGTTCTCAGTGATGTTTTGGATGATGTTACCCTCAGAGATCTGTTGGTGATAAATATCATAGAGCAATCTGATGTTCGGTGAGCCGACGGTGTCGATGATCTCGTATCCTTCCTCGGACGTTTCGAGGTAGTGCTCCGGATGGTCGACCGCCGTATTCAGTGGTTCCAGAACCAGCGTCACCCCCGCCGCTTCAGCGTCAGGCGTGACCCGAGAGAGGATGTCGACGATAGAATCGCGCTGTGTCGTCCGATCCAGTCCGTCCTGATCCGGACCGGTCGTCACGATGAGTGAGGGAACCCCGAGGGTGACTGCCGTTTCGATCGACTCCCGAATGGTCTCGACGGCGTCGCCGGCTGCGCTGGGATCGGTGAGTGTTCCGCCTGCGACGCAGCTGACGATCGGAATATTCGCAGCGGCAGCGGCGTTCTCGATTTTATCGAGGTCCTTTCCACGCCAGTCCCAGAATTCGACGGCGTCGGCACCCGCCTCGGCGGCCCGCGTAATTCTCTCGTGGAACGGCTCGTCGTCGTACACCATCTCTATGCAGATGGAAATGTTCGGCATTTACTCTCCCTCCGCCGATACGGGAGCCAGTGCGCCAGATTCAACCATCGCTTCGAGTGGGTTGTCGTCGATGTTCAGCGGGAGATCGACTCGACCGCGGCGGCGAGCGGACTCCCACGTAGCGAAGATCAGCTCGGTCGCGTTCAGCGCATTCTCCGCGCCAAGTTCCGGTTTCTCACCAGCCTTGAGGCAGCGAACGTTTTCGGCGATGGCGCGGTCGATGAACTCCCAACTGTGCAGGCCGTCATCGGTCTCGACTGCCTTCCACTCCTCGTCGCCGGCACGGCGGATTCGCAGCGTCGGTAACTCCTCGTCCTCGGCGGAGGGACCGAGTTCGATCGTGCCACGGGTACCGGTCAGGCGATGGTGACAGCCGACGGCGTTTGCTGGGCCCCTGCCATCAGTGCTGTCGCTCGTTCCGAGACCATTGACACCGTTCTCGTACTCCCAGAGAACGACGGCCTGATTCTTGTTGTGCGAACCGAAGAGAATGTTCTCCTCGCTGTACTCGATCTGACCGAGTGCCCAGTCGCCGGGCACCTCGTCGTTAAAGTAGTTACAGAGATCAAAGGAGTGAGATCCGTAATCGAAGATGCCGGCTGGAGAGGCGAATTCGATTCGCTCGAGGTCGCCGATCGCACCACTGTCGAGCAATTCCTTTGCCGTTCTGACCGCGTCACTGAACCGCCGCTGGTGGTTGAACGTTAACTGGACATCATGACGACTTGCTTCCTGGACCATCAGGCGCGCCCCGCCGTAACTGTCGGCCATCGGTTTCTCGCAGTGAATCGCCTCGACGACGCCCGACCGAATGCAGTCGATCGCGATCCAAGCATGGACCGCAGGAGGTACACACAGTGAGACGATGTCAGGGTTGACCGCCTCGAACAGTTCGTCATACGCCTCGAAGACGTTTTCCCCATGAATGTCGAACGCCTCGGCGAACGTTTCAGCGTTCTCGCGAACGATGTCCGCACACGCGATGAGGTCGCACTCCGGATGGCTTTCGTAGGCAGTAGCGTGATGATAGGCCATCGCGTAGCCGTCTCCATCGGGAGCATCCGGTTCTGTGCCGGTACCGATAACAGCGACTCGGTAAGACATACGCTTCGATAGTAGAGAGCACGTATAATAATTGTCACTGTCAAGACGTACCGGATTAGAAGGACGATACGCTCAGGTACGAACTGAGATCGGGAGCGTCTGTAATCCCCAAAGGGTCGGCGTCGTGATCGGGGTGCGTTCATCGGTCGTGACATCCACATCCGAAATTCGGTCGAAGAACACGCGAAGAACGGTTCTGGCCTCGAGTCGGGCTAATGGCGCACCCAAACAGACGTGAATACCCCTTCCAAACGTCATATGGGGATTCGGTTTCCGTTCCGGATCGAAGGTTTCGGGATCGTCGAACTGCCGTGGATCCCTGTTCGCTGATCCAACCCATGCAACGATTCGATCACCTTCCTGAATGGTGTTGCCGTGGAGTGCAACGTCTTCGGTCGCGGTTCGTACGACGGTGTGGACCGACGGCTGATACCGCAACACTTCCTCAATCGCGGTATCGAGGTCGATAGCACCCACTCGAACGTCCGAAATGAAGTCGTGTTCGGTAAACATCCAGATGGCATTTGTCAGAAGAGTAACTGTCGTATGACTCCCGGCAAGCAACAACAGTGCACAGAAATTGTATATCTCTTCCGCAGTCATCTCTTTTCCGTCCGGTGTCGCATGAATCACCTCCGAGAGGATGTCATCCGTCGGGGTCTCCTTGCGTTCCTGAACCAATCCAGTAATGTACTCTTTTAGCTCGCGTTGGGTGTTATCGCCATCCTGTCTTACCCCCGTAAGGATCTCCCGTTTCTCTCGCGGAATACCGAGGATCTCACCGATGACGATCGCTGGAATCGGAGCTGCAAACTCCGAAGCAAAATCGAATTCGGTTCCGTCTGCGAGGATCTGATCGAGTTGTGTATGCGCTAACTCTTCGAAATTCTCCTCAAACTGACGCAGATATCCCGGTTGAAAGTATTCGTCGACGATCCCGCGAAGACGTTCATGTTCTGGGGGATCCCTGTTGATCATCGTTTCCCCGAGATCGAGCGCACTGTCCTCGCTTTCATTTCCCAGGGATATATCGTGTTCAGAGGAGAACGTGTCGAAATCGGTAAGTACGGTTTGTATATCATCGTACTGGAACATATCCCAGCACTCACGTGTTTCGTCGTATCGAACAGGAGCCGTGTCACGCATCTTCTGATACCACGGATACGGATCCAACTGTCCTTCGGGAGAAGCGATCGGATCTGGCATGTGGTCTACAGTGAAACTCTCCGAACCATCCATAACTGAACGTTCAGTCAGCATCAGTGAAAAGTGTTTCGACCGTATTGATACATGTACGTTACGCTTCCCTACAGCAGCACGTCGTTTGCTGGACGCCAAAATACACTCTGGGGACATCTCGGCAGCGCCCGAGCGTTTCGTCAGCTGTCGGAGTGTGATACATGACAGAGTAACGTCTCCGGACAACTGAGTATCGAGAAGAACGAACGGTACACAAACCGTTGCCGTATCCGTGATAACGGTTGCAAACACGTTCGAAGCTCAAGTATCCAACTCATCCTCGTGATGTGTGGGACCCCAAGCTTTATCCTACTGACCGTTCATTAAGGGTATAGAATGGGTAGTGCTATCACCTCTTTTTGTCCCTAGTGTGCAACCGCATTCGAAACGCCACACATCGTCAGACCGAACACGACCGACAACGACGAAACTACCAACTGATGTCCATCGATTCAGCCACCCAAAACTGGAGTACCGCCGAACGAAAGATCATGGAAGCGACCTACCGCGCGATGCTCGAATACGGATATTCGGGCCTTTCGATTTCGAGGATTGCCGACCAGTTCGATAAGTCGAAAGCATCGATATACTACCATTACGATTCGAAGGACGACCTTCTGCTCGCGTTTCTCGACTTCGTCGTCGACCGGTTCAAAACCGATTTCGCAGAGGGAGTCGACGAGGATCCCAACAGCGCTCTCACTACCGTCATCGAAAAGCTGGTCCCACTTCGGATGAACGACGAGGAGTTTCAGGGACAGAGGGTACTCATCGAGTTGCGATCACAGGCGACCAGAAACGATGCTTTCCGCGAGAAATTCACCGAAATCAATGAGCTGTTAGTGAGAACCATCTGTGAAATCATCGAGCGTGGTATCGAAAATGGGACGTTCCGCGATGTTGAGGCTGCTCGTGTTGCCGAACACATCGTTGCCACGGTCAACGGCTCGACGATCGACCGCGTTACGACCGACCGCGAGACTGCCCCTGCTGCGGTTCGCATCTCACTCGTCTCGTATATCGATTCCGAGCTGAGGTCACATCGGTGAGTAGGTCGATCGCTCTCACCAGCGTGGATGGTGAAGTACGTCGTATCGGTGGGCATGTAACAGGCCAGCAGTAGAGATCCGACTTCTCCAAACCGAGCTGTCGAACGTACCTGTTCGATCTCCGTCGTGAACCTCGAATGAATGGTTTCGACCACAACCAAGGCCTTCGAGCAGTCTGTTCGGGATCAGGTGTACGTGCCAGTGAAGTGCGGACTGAGGAGCATCCAACGGTTCCAGACGTACCAAGCAGGTATTGAAGCGTCGGTCCCACGATACAAACATCGAATTCTTTGTACACTAATTCGTGGACAGTTCCGTTTTCCATCACTATTCTAACACTCAATGAGCATCCGAACGTGTTTCCAGTGGATCCCCCGTCGTGCGCTCGTAGTGGAGCCACTGTTTCTCCTCATCATCCGTTCCGTGATAGACGACGGTGTCGAACGTGCCGTCGTCCCAGAGGCGGATCTTGCCGTTCGAGGTGCCGGCAACTCTTCGGTCACAAGATCAGACATTCAGTCGATGAGCGGTTCTATCAGTAAAATCCCTTCCGATCGTATGGTGGTACTGTCTCGTTCTCCCACAGCCACGCGAGGAGGCTGGTCATGGTCGTACCGGTGGTTAGCAATCGGCAGCTGTACCCAAGACCGCGAGAAAACGTGACGGAAGTTATTCCGGCAGGCACTACCTCTTGGGCAGTCGCCTCGTCCGGATCAGTTCACCGCACAGGAGTGTATTGATACGGTCAACGAGGGCGAAAGATACCGTTCTCTTTAGTTAACCAACAATCAGGATCTGAGAATGGGAATCGACTGACGGGTGAACGGGCCATGAGAAACTCTCGACAGTAACACTATCAACTGTCACTAGGAATCATACTGTTCGTATCGATATCAATCGGAAGTAATAGAGCCATGTAGTTGTTCTTCGACGAACTGCCTCTGCTGTGCAGCAACAGCCATACGATCTAGTTCGCCTGCACACCACATGTAGCGGGCTGATTACTAATGATATATAAAATTCATATAATTTATTAATAATTATTCATCCCTTAGTTTCGTATAATCACTTGTGTTTCCACGTACAGCACTCTCCACCAGTCGCGATACTAGTCAGCATAGCTGTGGGCCGATCAGTTTCAAGGTGCGTGGTCTGGCTATGACACCTAATCCGTCGAACTAAAACACCCATTGTCTAGTGAATAGAACGAAGAAAAAGATGTGGGTAGGAAAAGAATTTTATCGACGGGTAGATACGGTTCTATAACGCCCGATGAAGCGGCTAGCCGAGGGCATCAGTGAACACGGGCTATCCCCGTACTCGCGTCCCGAACGTGTCGTGAATGGACGCACCTAACTAGTGAGCGTATCCATTCCAGGTCACGAGACAACCTGTTGTTTCGCCATATTTTTTAGTGTTCGATGGGGAACGTCGTTTCTATATGATTCAGATGAGCTTGACAGACGTACCCTTGTAACACCGAAGATAGTGACACCTCTCGTCGGATAGTATATTCTATATCCGCCAGACGTATTAACCCTTTCCACAATCTGAGAAGTGAATATGAACAAAGCGATACAGTACGAAGATTTGCATCTGTTCTTAAAATTCTCTACCTTATGAATAGAAATGGCGATATCAGACGTTGATCGGCCGGTTTCTGATATCAGAATAACTCACATAAGTAGACAGTTATTTTATGGAAAATATATTATTTATTCGTTTTAATCGTCGTTCGCAGTCGATTTGATCGTTTTGAGTTGATCGACGAGATCGTCGGTCGATGCCTGGGATTCGAATGTGAGTTCACCCTCGTGATCGTTCTCGTGAACGTTGACGCCCTCGGTGTCGTCGTCAGTGTTCAGTTCTTGGTTTTGCTGCTCGGATTCATCGTAGCTTCCAAATCCCATGTCTAACGCTGTGAGTGAGACGAACTAAAAGCACCCGATTCGTAGTAAGCCGAATCAGACCATCCATGTTCAATATTGTTTGTGTTAGAGGGTGTTTGTTCTGATTCCGTCGAACGCAGCTGCTCGCGTCACTTTCCCTGACGAGATAATCATAGCGAACCGTGGCTAACTACGGTATGATCAGCGACAGAGTCTGTAGTTACCGGTATTCGGAGAACACCGAAGCAGAGCCACGATAAACATCGTGTCTTCTGCCTCAACCACTGATGTTCGATCTCAACATGCTCAGGATGATCCCCTACGTTTCGATCACTCAGGCGGAAAATGGAGTCGAGATCGAACTCAACCGTTTCCATCAAGCTCTGTCAGAGCCTGTCGACAGTGGCTGTTTGCTGGCCAGTATTCACAGTCGAACTGTCCGTCTACCGGTCCCAGTATCCAGAGCACACCATCGACTCGCTCGATCAGTGTCGTTATCGTGGTCTCATCGTGGGCCGTGTAATCGACGCCGAGGAAACACCGACCAGTGCCGGTTGGGAGTTCAGTAATTCGATCAAGGATCGTACACACACGTGCTGTCGAGGTCGCCATAAGCAACGGGGTGAGTGACCGGATGAGGAGGTGACGACCCTCTAACGAGGGAAGATGCTCCGTTAGTTCCGAAAGAGCCATGACAACCCGTTCGATATCGGTCGGCGACGGGACGAAGACGACCGGTGTATCCCGGTACGGAGCACTCACATACTGGTGTTCGGAAGCCGTATCGACGAACGCAAGCGATGGCCGATCAGAGTCGGGATGGACTGTCGTATACGTATCGAGGGTAGTAGCAGCACTCCTCGTCGTGGTAACAACGAGTCCTCTATCCTCAGCGTGGCCATACTGGGCAAGAGCCTGGAGCCCGATCGTACACACTGCTGGCTCATCAGACCCAACGATCAAGACCGTCGATTTCGGTGGAAGTTCCTTCGGAAACGCTTCGATCTGCACTGTCTCGGGATCCAGAGATGATTCTGAGTGTCCGGTCATTCGTGCTTATTTTCCTTGTTGTCGGCGTGTGGTATCCGACCGATCTGAGCTCCGTGAGAGTGCCGTTTCTGTACAGTACCGAGCTCCACACGTGGGATACTCGGCGAGAGTCACTCGACCGGTCCATTCGGCCGTCACTGCCAACGTTCGTGTATGAATGGAGCGTTCGATAAGGTCCGTTCCACAGTCGGAGTAGGGGATTGTCGTTTCATACGTCATTGGTATCGTGTATGGAGTCCCATCAGGAATACCTAGTCGGTATCGCCGACAGCCACCGTTCGATGTAGTGACTGTTATCGCGAATCAGTTCTGCTGTCGTGGCGATCCGGGAACGAAAAACGGACGGGACAGTATCCAAATACATTACAGAATTATTGTGTGGATGGTAAATATCTTTCGCTCACAGTAGTTGACAGGCCGGTGCGACCAGCGTATCCAGAAAAGCACTCATCGATCTCACCGAAAGCCGAAGTGTTAACTGCTTGGCGTCGCTTCGGCGGCCTGTGAACGCAAACTCCTCCGACGCGGATCGTCAATGGAGAAATCGACGAACGTGGGCGTCTTCTGAGTGAGAATCGTGAGAACGGGTGAACGACTCGTGATGTCCATCTATAAAAACCATATTAAATATTACTATATTTTTATATAATGTGTTGGTATGAAAGCTGAATCTTTACCCCTATCCGCCGGGTATCATGGTATGTCATGCCCGTTGGTCATCTCGGACCAGAGGCCGTTGTAACGATCAATCCGGATGCACAGATAAGTGATGTCGTCAATAAACTCGACTCAGAGAACGTGGGAGCGATCGTCGTCACGGAAAACGACGAACCAGTTGGCATCGTTACGGACCGGGACATAGCGTTGGCCGTCAATGAAGACGACAATATCGGAACCGAAGCAGTGCGATCGGTCATGACGGAAGACCCAGTGACACTTCACGAAGGCGAAGAAGCGATGGAGGTCTCTCGGGCGATCGATGAGTATAACGTTAGACGGATTCTCATCGTCGACGATAATGGAAAATTATCAGGAATCGTGACGCTGGACGATCTCATTGCGACGGTCGGCGAACAGCTTGATAACGTTGCAGAGACGATCGAAGTCCAGTCCCCCGAGTATAGTCCTTAATTTCGAGAGTAAGAATACATCGGGTGAGTCGCTCTTCTGCTGATGACGTTCGACTTTAGCTCGCTGGTAGTTCTGATTGCTCTAACGAAACTACGACAGTCCTCGGGCTCGCCCGGATACTCCCGCATCGCCTCAGGGTGGAACGTCACACCGAGGTTGGGTTCGTCGGAGACTTCGAGAACTTCGACGGTTTCCAGTCCTGCCCAGGATGGACCGGCCGTACTAACGCCGGCATTGGGATATGACAAACGTCTCGCTATTAGTGGATATTTCGTCATCAGGATCGTCGGAATGGTGCTCGGATCCCCGACACCATTCCCTATGCCGGATACGTCGCAACCGCGTTTGTCCCGCTTCTCTGCCGCCGTCCGTGAACCGGCGAGTATGGTACTGTACACCGACGAGGACAGTAGCGATGAGTTAAGTAGTGTTGCTGCCAGTGCCGCCACCCGTGATTTGATCTGGCGGTCGGGGTGTCGCCTCGCACCTATCGTCGGTGGTTGGCTCATGAGTTCCCTTGGAATATGGGGGTTCTACCGCAGTGGACTGGCCGCCATCAGTGGCGGCCTCACGTTTTTGTGCGCTGTCGTTCACGCCTACGGCCGAGGTGTGCTTACTGGATAGTAGCCAAAATACTGTTGTCTGTACGAATACAGTGACCGAGAGCTGATCAGTGGAAACTGAGGCCGTGGTTGCATCTCAGGTAGACTTGATCAGTTTAGATCTCCCGAAGTAAGTGATGTGAGTGATATCTAAGCCGATTAATACACTAAATTATATAATAAAATAGTGAAATATAATATATATTATAATATATTTTTGAGTGTGTTTTTCTTTCTAGACAGATTTTAGTAATATGCTAGTAGACATCGTTGAGCGCAGCAGCATCTTCAGGCAGAACGCAATCACAAGATAGGAAGCGTACTCTTGGAACGTCTGTTTCTCTGGTCTTGCTTCCCCTAGTACCGTCGCCTTCCGGTCGTACCATAGCCCTGGAGGAAGCCATCGTATTTCCATACCATCTAATGTGAAACAAAATCATTTAGTGGGAAACTCCCAGATTACCATACAGAATAAAAATATGATTGATATTGGGATAATACTGTTATAAGATATTATCTTGATCCGGTTACAACCTCTAATTGCTCTGAGGGAGAAGAATTCCATCAGCGTTAATTTCCAAACATATCCATGGGAAACCTCGGTAGCACTGTATAAACTGTACATACGTGATCTTTCTTGGCTAATACACTACTCCCCCCAGATCTCCTGTCGTCGGTGTCCGGATCGTGAGAACCCACGATTGGGCTTACAGAAGTACAACTGTAATCCCACCGGAAGCCAGCATCAGTTTCCAGTGAGCGCAGCCTGAATAGACTTTGTCGTACTCAACACCTGTCCAGTAATGTCTTCCTCAAGATATCGTCCATTGAGCTGGTCAGTCGGACCAGAGACACTGAGCGCAGCGGTTCGAGAGCCGTCTGTCGATGGGATCGGGGCTGCAACACTGACAATCCGTTCATAATATTCTTCTCTGCAGAACCCAATACCCTCGTCACGCACCCGGCGGAGTTCCGCTGAGAGTTTCGTGAGGCCGGTGATGGTTGTATCTGTAAACGTTTCACGGTCGGCATTTTCCAATATTGTCTCGAGTTCATCGTTCGATAAGGACGCCATAAGGCACTTCCCTGAAGCAGT from the Halocatena salina genome contains:
- a CDS encoding CBS domain-containing protein; protein product: MPVGHLGPEAVVTINPDAQISDVVNKLDSENVGAIVVTENDEPVGIVTDRDIALAVNEDDNIGTEAVRSVMTEDPVTLHEGEEAMEVSRAIDEYNVRRILIVDDNGKLSGIVTLDDLIATVGEQLDNVAETIEVQSPEYSP
- a CDS encoding TetR/AcrR family transcriptional regulator, translated to MSIDSATQNWSTAERKIMEATYRAMLEYGYSGLSISRIADQFDKSKASIYYHYDSKDDLLLAFLDFVVDRFKTDFAEGVDEDPNSALTTVIEKLVPLRMNDEEFQGQRVLIELRSQATRNDAFREKFTEINELLVRTICEIIERGIENGTFRDVEAARVAEHIVATVNGSTIDRVTTDRETAPAAVRISLVSYIDSELRSHR
- a CDS encoding cytochrome P450 produces the protein MDGSESFTVDHMPDPIASPEGQLDPYPWYQKMRDTAPVRYDETRECWDMFQYDDIQTVLTDFDTFSSEHDISLGNESEDSALDLGETMINRDPPEHERLRGIVDEYFQPGYLRQFEENFEELAHTQLDQILADGTEFDFASEFAAPIPAIVIGEILGIPREKREILTGVRQDGDNTQRELKEYITGLVQERKETPTDDILSEVIHATPDGKEMTAEEIYNFCALLLLAGSHTTVTLLTNAIWMFTEHDFISDVRVGAIDLDTAIEEVLRYQPSVHTVVRTATEDVALHGNTIQEGDRIVAWVGSANRDPRQFDDPETFDPERKPNPHMTFGRGIHVCLGAPLARLEARTVLRVFFDRISDVDVTTDERTPITTPTLWGLQTLPISVRT
- a CDS encoding Gfo/Idh/MocA family protein, giving the protein MSYRVAVIGTGTEPDAPDGDGYAMAYHHATAYESHPECDLIACADIVRENAETFAEAFDIHGENVFEAYDELFEAVNPDIVSLCVPPAVHAWIAIDCIRSGVVEAIHCEKPMADSYGGARLMVQEASRHDVQLTFNHQRRFSDAVRTAKELLDSGAIGDLERIEFASPAGIFDYGSHSFDLCNYFNDEVPGDWALGQIEYSEENILFGSHNKNQAVVLWEYENGVNGLGTSDSTDGRGPANAVGCHHRLTGTRGTIELGPSAEDEELPTLRIRRAGDEEWKAVETDDGLHSWEFIDRAIAENVRCLKAGEKPELGAENALNATELIFATWESARRRGRVDLPLNIDDNPLEAMVESGALAPVSAEGE
- a CDS encoding DUF7504 family protein — translated: MTGHSESSLDPETVQIEAFPKELPPKSTVLIVGSDEPAVCTIGLQALAQYGHAEDRGLVVTTTRSAATTLDTYTTVHPDSDRPSLAFVDTASEHQYVSAPYRDTPVVFVPSPTDIERVVMALSELTEHLPSLEGRHLLIRSLTPLLMATSTARVCTILDRITELPTGTGRCFLGVDYTAHDETTITTLIERVDGVLWILGPVDGQFDCEYWPANSHCRQALTELDGNG
- a CDS encoding acyl-CoA synthetase, with the protein product MDEHDPNVAEFEWDIPTDYNLPAVVEDHAASFEDRVAVIYRDEQGTAAERTYGDLRDDMNRFANALADLNVGKGDRVMHLFPRHPDAFAIQFGVLKRGALLVPCSSQLRPKDIQFRANDCEATTIVCHEHLTDMVEPVLDETPLDTFIALDGGPGEWQAFDALLNGESTSHDGPDLTAEDPMSINYTSGTTGQPKPVMHKHRWMHAFNAVNGPHWWGFDESTDVDDELMWATTGTGWAKWFWSPVGVGVTSGATQLLYEGEFEPETFLDIMADEGVTKLCAVPTQYRMFTQENLSNWDLELTDALSAGEPLNREPIEAFEEAFGVTPRDGYGQTETVALVSNYPGIDVKPGSMGKPTPGLGTIIIDTQEEDEVEIGEIGEIAVPVDCPGIFDGYYENPDLDRKTFGGTYYRTGDLASRDEDGYFFFEGRADDIILSAGYRIGPFEVEDALIGHEAVAEAAAVASPHDERGNVVKAYIVLRDEHRGDDELAEEIQNHTKKETAPYKYPRRIEFVEELPKTSSGKIRRIQLRKQEQDRQSD
- a CDS encoding hydroxypyruvate isomerase family protein translates to MPNISICIEMVYDDEPFHERITRAAEAGADAVEFWDWRGKDLDKIENAAAAANIPIVSCVAGGTLTDPSAAGDAVETIRESIETAVTLGVPSLIVTTGPDQDGLDRTTQRDSIVDILSRVTPDAEAAGVTLVLEPLNTAVDHPEHYLETSEEGYEIIDTVGSPNIRLLYDIYHQQISEGNIIQNITENVDSIGHFHVADVPGRHEPGTGELDYKNIFEAIEETGYDGYVGCEFSPTGDADEAIAAVLNW
- a CDS encoding DUF5786 family protein — translated: MGFGSYDESEQQNQELNTDDDTEGVNVHENDHEGELTFESQASTDDLVDQLKTIKSTANDD